One genomic segment of Mangifera indica cultivar Alphonso chromosome 6, CATAS_Mindica_2.1, whole genome shotgun sequence includes these proteins:
- the LOC123218459 gene encoding kelch-like protein 8: MGSLSSPSRPVVPPLSPEQDYSNHQVYASFCLRESRPRSNISNWIECYNPSNNTWTHLSHIPYIIEDHVLKGFSMVSLGDSIYVIGGRLCHKERAAGEFIDMDDDVLSLVLRYNVQSNEWFKCAALGVPRYDFACVACDNKIYVAGGKSSLVSARGISSAEVYDPALDEWTCLPSMNKLRHKCVGVTWQGKIHVVGGFTERADSDGLVWFTERSSAEVLDTQAGKWDLVAGMWQLDVPPNQIVEVGNRLFSSGDCLKVWKGHIESYDGKLNMWNEVDGSCLQTLNSSIFTSQREDWGPIQRHYLTMAPIGSYLYFLAGYRVAGGYSQTVSMVHIFDTTATSDAWRSFEPVVEDGEKELCSHCCVVQLSQNLTTSFRVLS, from the coding sequence ATGGGTTCTCTCTCCTCCCCGTCTCGTCCTGTGGTGCCACCGCTATCGCCAGAACAAGACTATTCCAACCATCAAGTCTATGCCTCCTTTTGCTTGAGGGAGTCACGGCCAAGATCAAACATTTCTAATTGGATAGAGTGCTACAACCCGTCTAACAACACATGGACTCACCTTAGCCACATACCTTATATAATTGAGGATCATGTTTTGAAGGGCTTTTCAATGGTTTCACTTGGTGACTCAATTTATGTGATTGGTGGGCGTTTATGCCATAAGGAGAGAGCTGCAGGTGAATTTATAGACATGGATGATGACGTTTTATCGTTAGTTCTTCGTTACAATGTTCAGTCAAATGAATGGTTCAAATGTGCAGCATTGGGTGTACCCCGTTACGATTTTGCTTGTGTTGCATGTGACAACAAGATTTATGTAGCAGGGGGGAAGTCCAGTTTGGTAAGCGCTCGAGGAATTTCCTCTGCAGAGGTTTATGATCCTGCACTTGATGAATGGACTTGTTTGCCTAGCATGAACAAATTGAGGCACAAGTGTGTTGGGGTGACATGGCAGGGTAAAATCCACGTGGTCGGGGGATTTACCGAGAGGGCTGATTCAgacggtttggtttggtttacaGAACGCAGCTCAGCCGAGGTGCTCGACACGCAGGCGGGAAAGTGGGACCTGGTGGCTGGGATGTGGCAATTAGATGTGCCACCAAATCAAATTGTTGAGGTGGGCAACAGGCTGTTTAGCTCTGGGGATTGCCTGAAAGTGTGGAAAGGTCACATTGAATCATACGATGGAAAGCTTAATATGTGGAATGAAGTTGATGGCTCTTGCCTGCAAACACTCAATTCATCCATTTTCACAAGCCAAAGGGAAGATTGGGGACCAATCCAACGGCACTACTTAACCATGGCACCCATTGGGAGCTATTTATACTTCCTGGCAGGCTATCGGGTGGCTGGGGGGTATTCACAGACGGTTTCAATGGTGCATATATTTGACACTACAGCAACCAGTGATGCATGGAGAAGCTTTGAACCAGTAGTGGAAGATGGAGAGAAAGAACTTTGCAGCCATTGTTGTGTTGTTCAACTCTCACAGAACCTTACTACCAGCTTCCGTGTGTTGAGTTAG
- the LOC123218460 gene encoding uncharacterized protein LOC123218460, whose protein sequence is MGGGENGYNNYNYSNSAWAPVGAPLNSVQREFHWRHFDNSVNAVSFGFVATAVLISMFLVIAIFERFFRPTSPIGNPTRGDVESQLPFNSKLGYPSPNMTVYANGVSVLMPGDDIPTFIAHPAPVPCPPERISWPHHQHHPLPNSTRNSNSNSSSI, encoded by the exons ATGGGAGGTGGAGAAAATGGCTACAATAACTACAACTACAGTAATAGTGCATGGGCGCCAGTAGGTGCGCCATTGAACAGCGTGCAGAGGGAATTTCACTGGAGACACTTCGACAACTCCGTTAATGCGGTGTCGTTTGGTTTTGTAGCTACTGCTGTTCTCATCTCTATGTTCTTGGTCATAGCcatatttgaaagattttttcgACCCACTTCGCCAATTGGTAACCCCACGCGTGGTGATGTTGAATCGCAGTTGCCCTTTAATTCCAAGCTTGGCTACCCTTCACCAAAT ATGACTGTATATGCCAATGGTGTTTCTGTGTTGATGCCTGGAGATGATATCCCAACTTTCATTGCACACCCAGCCCCAGTGCCTTGCCCTCCTGAACGCATTTCCTGGCCACACCATCAACATCACCCTTTGCCCAATTCCACCcgtaattcaaattcaaactcaagctctaTATGA